CCGGCATGCCGGCGTGGCAGCGCGCGGGCGCGCACGTGGTGCACGGGCTCCTTTACGTGCTGATGCTCGTGATTCCGGTGACGGGCTACCTGTACAGCTCGGCCGCGAACATTCCGGTCGTCTATCTCGGGCTCGTGCCGCTGCCGCGCCTGATCGACCCGGACCCCGCGCTGAAGGAAACGCTGAAGGCGGCGCACGTGCTGCTCAACTACGGCCTGCTCGCGCTCGTCGCCGCGCACGTCGCCGCGGTCGTCAAGCACCAGTGGTTCGACCGCGACGGCGTGCTGTCGCGGATGCTTCCCTTCCTCAAATAACAAGGACCGTTATGAAAGTCTCGTTTTACCGCTACATGCTCGCGGTGTTCGCCGCCGCTTCGGTCGCCGTGTCGGGCGCCGCGCTCGCGCAGGTCGACGTCGCGA
Above is a window of Burkholderia thailandensis E264 DNA encoding:
- a CDS encoding cytochrome b, which encodes MASYSSSAAPAAAYTRTAIALHWLIALLIVCGFALGWVMTSIPGFTPAKLKYYSWHKWIGVTVFAIAIVRVLWRATHVPPPMPAGMPAWQRAGAHVVHGLLYVLMLVIPVTGYLYSSAANIPVVYLGLVPLPRLIDPDPALKETLKAAHVLLNYGLLALVAAHVAAVVKHQWFDRDGVLSRMLPFLK